In Peribacillus sp. FSL H8-0477, one DNA window encodes the following:
- the holB gene encoding DNA polymerase III subunit delta', which produces MSEIQPQITTMLQNSMVKGRVVHAYLFEGEKGTGKKEMGMLLAKALLCLDPTESRLPCEKCRNCKRIENGNHPDVHVLEPEGLSIKKEQIKNLQEEFSKKSVEANFKIYLIDKADKMSVQAANSLLKFLEEPPKDTAAILLTEQMQRLLPTILSRCQILSFKPLSRTHLQKKLMDQGVTEQNSSIISHLTHNYEEGMALSSEEWFAQAQKIVVRLYEVIKSDSLKALLYLQQDWFLHFKERDQLDRGLDLLFLIYKDLLYIQLDKRNLVVFQNQIQELESHALHLSQKRLADYMGAILEAKRKLLSNTNPQLLMEQLVLNLQEGSSFV; this is translated from the coding sequence TGAGTGAGATACAACCGCAGATTACGACCATGCTGCAAAATAGTATGGTAAAGGGTCGTGTCGTCCATGCCTACCTTTTTGAAGGGGAAAAGGGGACAGGAAAGAAAGAGATGGGAATGCTTCTGGCAAAGGCTCTGCTTTGCCTGGACCCAACAGAAAGTCGTCTTCCATGTGAAAAATGCCGTAACTGCAAACGAATAGAGAATGGAAATCACCCGGATGTCCATGTACTTGAACCAGAGGGGCTGTCTATAAAAAAAGAACAGATTAAAAATCTTCAAGAGGAATTCTCGAAGAAGAGCGTTGAAGCGAACTTTAAAATTTACCTTATTGATAAAGCAGATAAAATGTCTGTACAAGCTGCAAATAGTCTTCTGAAATTCCTTGAAGAGCCGCCTAAAGACACAGCGGCCATTTTACTGACAGAACAAATGCAGCGTTTACTGCCAACTATCTTGTCCAGATGTCAGATTCTCTCATTCAAACCTTTATCGCGTACTCATTTGCAAAAAAAGCTGATGGATCAAGGGGTGACCGAACAGAATTCTTCCATAATATCTCATTTGACTCATAATTATGAAGAAGGAATGGCATTAAGTTCGGAGGAATGGTTTGCACAAGCCCAAAAAATAGTGGTAAGATTGTATGAAGTGATAAAATCAGATTCGCTGAAAGCATTATTATACTTACAGCAGGATTGGTTTTTACACTTTAAGGAAAGAGACCAGCTAGATAGAGGACTAGATTTGTTATTTCTTATTTATAAGGATTTACTATATATTCAGTTGGATAAGCGAAACCTGGTTGTTTTTCAAAATCAAATACAAGAATTGGAGTCTCACGCTCTCCATCTTTCTCAGAAACGCCTAGCCGATTATATGGGTGCGATTTTGGAAGCAAAAAGGAAGCTGCTTTCCAATACAAATCCACAACTGTTAATGGAACAGCTTGTGCTGAATTTGCAGGAGGGATCATCATTTGTATGA